The DNA sequence ATGTCGTAAAAGCTGTAAGTTAGTAGGTAATTTTTTTAATCAAATATACAATTTTCTATATTTCTGTATTTGCTCACTAACTGTTCGGAGGCATAACGCTTCTCGGTAAAAATTGTTAATTTTGGACTTCCTTTTAAACCATACGATTGATATGAACTCCCTCCAACTCCCTGCCGACTGGCAGACAATACTGGCTCATGAAACCGCTCAGCCCTATTTTAAATCACTGGAAAAATTTGTGGACGAAGCCTATAAAAACAGTATCGTTTACCCGCCAAAACCCATGGTATTCAATGCTTTTGAGCGGTCGATATTTCAAAATACCCGAGTTGTAATATTGGGACAGGACCCTTACCACGGCATGGGGCAAGCACATGGATTGAGTTTTTCGGTGATGGATGGGGTCGCCTTCCCACCTTCATTACGCAATATTTTCAAAGAACTGAAGCGTGATCTGGACATTGATCCTCCCTTCAGCGGTAATTTGGAACGTTGGGCCGACCAGGGAGTTTTGCTGTTGAATGCCACGCTAACGGTAGAAAATGGGAAAGCAGGAAGCCACCAAAAGCAAGGTTGGGAAACATTTACTGATGCGGTAATTCAAAAAATTGCAGATGAAAAGGAGCATGTCGTTTTCATCCTCTGGGGCGCTTATGCACAAAAGAAGGCGAGCTTAATTGATGAAAGTAAACATTGTATTTTAACCTCCGCACACCCTTCGCCACTATCAGCACACCGCGGTTTTTTGGGGAATGAGCACTTCAGTAAAACGAATAAATATTTGAAAGAAAAGGGGTTGAAGGAAGTGGAGTGGTGAGAATCTCACATCTTAATCTTTATTTTCATCGGGTTAAAACCCGAAGCTATTACTAAATGCACCTTCGGCACAAGAGCCATGACAAAGGCTTTTCGTAATAGGCATGAGATTTATTCCATGGAAAAATGAAACATTAGCAAGTGTTGAAAAGGACCTTGATGAAAAGGATTACCATGATTTTTATTTTACCCTGTCTATCGCGAGAGCCCCTCTCGTGATAGCTCTAATAGCCTCGATATCCCTTACCCCATCTTTTTACTTACTGAGACCAAACTTGCCGGCATAGGTACATCTAATGCCCATTCGATACTCATCGGCTTTTCGCCACGATGTTTTCGATAAGCAACAGGCCCTAAAAAGGTAAATGGCATCGTCAGGCCGTATTCATCCCGTTTCTTTTCTCGGACAAATAGTAGAATGTTTTTCTTATTTCGTTTTTGTTCGATATAAGAAAGGCCTACGCCGCGCAAAGGGGTGGCACTGTTTTGCGATTGCCAATGAAATAAGGTATCACTTATGGCATAATCCTCATACATTGTCGAAGTGGAAAAGTCTCGTTCAGATTTATCCAAAGTAACGAATAACAGATCGATATTGTCCTTTTTGATACTCAATACCCCTTCCCTTGAAGAGGATTTTTTTTCAAACGTACTGTCACCAAAAGCGGCCAAAATCTCTGTTCTGCTGTATTGGGCATGCAAATTTAACTGACAGGGAAAAGCAAAAGATGATGTCGGCATCACGTAATCAATCTGATCCAGGCGATGTTCAATAATCTCATTAAACTCCTGCAGCAGATCAGGAAAATCTTTCAATCTATTTACCGCCTGCTGCTCATTTTCAAAGTTCAGTTTCTTTCCTGCATCATCCCAAATGAGATAGTGGAACATCCGGTTGAGTGCTTCCTTTTGAGTGGCTGATTTACCTGCCACATAAGCACGTAAATATTGTAGATACGCCTGATCATTAGCCGTAATTAATCTTTTGAGTCCGGCTACGATCTTCTTGAAATAGTTGTCATTATCATCAAGGTCCATCATGCCTGCCCAAAGCTTAAGCTGTGTCCAACATCCCACTTTATACACCGCCCGTATATCCAAATCATGAAAGGACAAGAAGTTGGATAGTGTCAGTTGCTGAGTGGTGTCGGAATGCCAATTTTCAAGTTTGGAGACCAAAGAACGTCGATTGACGACAGCTGCCCGAATATGCTCCAAGACGACCTGCTGCGCTTTCTGTTCCATTATGATCGAGCAACCAAAAGCCACATGAGGAAAGCCCTGCGTGATTTCTTTGGTTAAGCCATAAGGTGCTTTTCCCACCAAAGCACGGAACTTTTTAGTAAAATCATAAGCCTGATGTACCTGCCCCACAAAATCCAGAACGGTCAAACATTCCTTGTTTTCCTGCAAGCGCAAGCCACGCCCAAGCTGCTGCAAAAATACGGTTAAGCTTTCCGTAGGTCGAAGAAAAAGTACCGTATCCACCTCCGGAATATCCACTCCCTCATTGAATAAATCCACCACAAAAAGATAATTGATTTTTCCCGAACGAAGATCGGCGACTACCTGCTGACGGTGTTCTCTTGATTGATCGCTTGTCAGATAATCGGCTGCCAATCCCGCAATCTGAAATTTCCCCGACATGTATTGTGCATGCTCTTTAGTGGTACAAAAACCAAGTGCACAACATTGTTGATAATCATTGAGGTAGTGTGCCAACTTATCCAAAATCAATTGTACACGCTGATCATTTCCGGTATAAACTCTGCTCAATTCAGCCTTATCATAGCCTCCATTTTTCCAGGCAACACGCGACAAATCAACGCTATCATCTGTTACCACAAAATATTGAAAAGGAGTCAGCAATTGCAAATGCATGGCGTCGGGCAATCGGATTTCTGCACTGATGCGATGATCAAAATCTTCCCGAATATCGCGTCCATCCATCCGTTCAGGAGTAGCCGTAAGTCCCAAAAGAATTTCAGGCTTAAAATAATCAAACACAAAACGGTAAGAACTCGCCTGACCGTGGTGTGCCTCATCAACGATAATAAAATCGTAATAATGTGCTCCCAAACGCTCTTCAAAAAATGCTCTTTGATTGTTGAGCGTTTGAACGGAAACGAAGAGTTGTTCATGACCATATTCGGGTTGATGTTCACCCACCCACAACTCGCCAAAATTGGCATCTTTGAGTAAAGCCGCAAAAGTCCGTTGAGATTGTTCGAGGATCTCTTTTCTATGCGCTACAAACAACAGCTTGGCCGACGGATTTTTTTTCTTATACCTTAGAAAATCAAATGCGGAAATAACTGTTTTCCCCGTTCCCGTGGCTGCTACGACCAAGTTCCGATACCGATGATGAATGCTTCTTTCAGCCTCCAATCGATCCAGGATTTGTTGCTGATAGGGGTAGGGATGAATTTTAAAAATTGGCAAGATCATGCCCTTTTTATCCCCTTTACTTTTTCCGAAGCTCAGTGCCTGTTGTAGCTTTTCTATACCTCCGAGACGGAAATCCTCAAAATCCGGACTTGACCAATAGGTTTCAAATGTTCCTTTGGCTTTACGAATGATGTGAGTATTTTCTACTGAAGTCACCCTCATATTCCATTCAAGCCCTCGGGTCATGGCCGAATAAGACAGGTTTGACGATCCAATATAAGCGGTATCATAGCCCGTGTTTCGCTCAAATATATAAGATTTGGCATGTAACCTTTCCTGCTGTGTATTATAGGAAACCTTGACCTCGGTATTGGGTAAATCAGCCAAAAACTGAACGGCTTTGGCCTCCGTAGCACCAACGTAAGTCGTCGTGATAACTTGTAGCTGACCACCATTGGCCAAAAATTGCCTTAACGCTTCTTCATAAATCCGGACACCCGACCAACGGATAAAAGATACCACCCAATAAATCCGATCAGCGGATAAAATATCCTTGATCAGTTCTGTATCCATGTTCAGGTCTGCATGGCTACCGGTAAATAAGCTACTTTTCTGCAAACCCGACACCGGAAAATATTCTGCTAATTTGCCCTTCAATTGTGTATCAGAATGCCCCAATTTCGAATGGACAAGCTTCAGCAAATTCCCTTTTGTAGCGACAAGATTTTCATCAATAAAATGATCCTGATCCTTTAGCTTTTGAGCAAGGTCTGTAATGAGTTGATTGGTGAAATTCAGTTGAGCCTGTAGCCTTTCAGCCGGTTTCCCTTTGAATTCATTGAGTACATATTGAAGTAATTTCAGCAGATATTCTGATAAAATCCGTGCTGCGTCAGCGGGTTCGATCTCCGTTTGTTCAATAAAATATTGATCTGCCTCCTGCAACTTTTCCTCTAAAGTACAAGTGATTAGCTGCTCGTAAATCCCTTCGGTCAATTTCATCTTATCTACAAATAGTGGTTTCCAATCCTGGAAAGTAACAACAATTTGTCAGGGGGCCAAATGCATGGCAAAGCGTCTCCTTTCTATTTGAAAACAAGCGAATTTCATTATCATAAACATTACTTTAAATTCAATATTTATCCCTTATGGTCATTGGGCACACTTTCTGCAAAATCAGAATAAAACCATTTTACCATGAAAAAAATCAAAACAAACCTACTTAGCTTGGCATTAGGTGCTATCGTGCTATGCTCATGCAGCACATCTAATGATGATCCCAAGCCTGTTGCTCACAAAGCAGCACATCAAAAAGTGCAAGGTACCTCACCATATTCAACGACCGATAAACCATCGACAGAGGAAAATAAAGAGCAGCCTGTTAAAAATGAATCGAATGTGACTGCTCCAACGGCATCAGGGAGTTACCACTTCACGATTCAAATGGATGTACCTGTTGAGG is a window from the Persicobacter psychrovividus genome containing:
- the ung gene encoding uracil-DNA glycosylase; this translates as MNSLQLPADWQTILAHETAQPYFKSLEKFVDEAYKNSIVYPPKPMVFNAFERSIFQNTRVVILGQDPYHGMGQAHGLSFSVMDGVAFPPSLRNIFKELKRDLDIDPPFSGNLERWADQGVLLLNATLTVENGKAGSHQKQGWETFTDAVIQKIADEKEHVVFILWGAYAQKKASLIDESKHCILTSAHPSPLSAHRGFLGNEHFSKTNKYLKEKGLKEVEW
- a CDS encoding DUF3427 domain-containing protein, yielding MKLTEGIYEQLITCTLEEKLQEADQYFIEQTEIEPADAARILSEYLLKLLQYVLNEFKGKPAERLQAQLNFTNQLITDLAQKLKDQDHFIDENLVATKGNLLKLVHSKLGHSDTQLKGKLAEYFPVSGLQKSSLFTGSHADLNMDTELIKDILSADRIYWVVSFIRWSGVRIYEEALRQFLANGGQLQVITTTYVGATEAKAVQFLADLPNTEVKVSYNTQQERLHAKSYIFERNTGYDTAYIGSSNLSYSAMTRGLEWNMRVTSVENTHIIRKAKGTFETYWSSPDFEDFRLGGIEKLQQALSFGKSKGDKKGMILPIFKIHPYPYQQQILDRLEAERSIHHRYRNLVVAATGTGKTVISAFDFLRYKKKNPSAKLLFVAHRKEILEQSQRTFAALLKDANFGELWVGEHQPEYGHEQLFVSVQTLNNQRAFFEERLGAHYYDFIIVDEAHHGQASSYRFVFDYFKPEILLGLTATPERMDGRDIREDFDHRISAEIRLPDAMHLQLLTPFQYFVVTDDSVDLSRVAWKNGGYDKAELSRVYTGNDQRVQLILDKLAHYLNDYQQCCALGFCTTKEHAQYMSGKFQIAGLAADYLTSDQSREHRQQVVADLRSGKINYLFVVDLFNEGVDIPEVDTVLFLRPTESLTVFLQQLGRGLRLQENKECLTVLDFVGQVHQAYDFTKKFRALVGKAPYGLTKEITQGFPHVAFGCSIIMEQKAQQVVLEHIRAAVVNRRSLVSKLENWHSDTTQQLTLSNFLSFHDLDIRAVYKVGCWTQLKLWAGMMDLDDNDNYFKKIVAGLKRLITANDQAYLQYLRAYVAGKSATQKEALNRMFHYLIWDDAGKKLNFENEQQAVNRLKDFPDLLQEFNEIIEHRLDQIDYVMPTSSFAFPCQLNLHAQYSRTEILAAFGDSTFEKKSSSREGVLSIKKDNIDLLFVTLDKSERDFSTSTMYEDYAISDTLFHWQSQNSATPLRGVGLSYIEQKRNKKNILLFVREKKRDEYGLTMPFTFLGPVAYRKHRGEKPMSIEWALDVPMPASLVSVSKKMG